From the Nocardiopsis changdeensis genome, one window contains:
- a CDS encoding O-methyltransferase, translating to MRDDALADAYDAAAGSLAPPVDPSAGSALRFLAASIGARSVVEIGTGYGASGLWLLRGMAREGILTTMDSDSVHLDHARSVFSRAGFGAGRARLIRGTAAEVLPRLTDGGYDLVFVDAERRSYPAFLDEALRLLRPGGMVVLHGVLSGPGGPDGPLRAPDPAETAVREVIGRIREDEAFIPLLMPLGEGLLAAIRR from the coding sequence CTGCGGGACGACGCTCTCGCCGACGCCTACGACGCGGCGGCGGGATCGCTCGCCCCTCCGGTCGATCCGTCCGCGGGGTCCGCCCTGCGGTTCCTGGCCGCCTCGATCGGCGCCCGGTCGGTGGTGGAGATCGGGACCGGGTACGGCGCCTCCGGGCTGTGGCTGCTGCGCGGTATGGCGCGCGAGGGCATCCTCACCACCATGGACTCCGACTCCGTCCACCTGGACCACGCCCGGTCGGTGTTCTCCCGCGCCGGGTTCGGCGCGGGGCGGGCCCGGCTGATCCGCGGCACGGCGGCGGAGGTGCTGCCCCGGCTCACCGACGGCGGCTACGACCTGGTGTTCGTCGACGCCGAGCGGCGCTCCTACCCGGCGTTCCTGGACGAGGCGCTGCGCCTGCTGCGGCCGGGCGGCATGGTGGTGCTGCACGGGGTCCTGTCCGGCCCCGGCGGCCCCGACGGCCCGTTGCGCGCCCCGGACCCGGCCGAGACGGCGGTCCGCGAGGTCATCGGGCGCATCCGCGAGGACGAGGCGTTCATCCCGCTGCTGATGCCGCTGGGCGAGGGCCTCCTCGCCGCCATCCGCCGCTGA
- a CDS encoding transcriptional regulator: MSAGGPSAHPVPAAVAAVVLVCLLLTGGAHPCADAVPGDGPDDGMAVLRRSAAAGVAYTAVREMTGEAGDGAPPTRVVVRPGEGVALIPMSGDSAPFVADDPFKELDERLLTTLERVYTVADAGIEEVDGRPAHTVEAVRANGTVAGRFWVDADTGVLVGGSVYERDGRDMLGFRLTDLEPGDRHWPEEATEDSPWGDVLTPDEREELRADGWALPENLAWNLSLIDARGTVHAGQRVVHAVYSDGLSQVSVFSQRGKLEEDALTGVRGGSVGTGTGGTGVTPQHDTIFGGEGGRYHGMWQADGFVYTVLADAPEDLTASAVTALPGPDDSGFWSRVHRGLSRLGLM; encoded by the coding sequence GTGAGCGCGGGGGGACCCTCCGCGCACCCGGTACCGGCCGCCGTCGCGGCCGTGGTGCTCGTCTGCCTGCTGCTGACCGGCGGCGCCCACCCGTGCGCCGACGCGGTGCCCGGGGACGGCCCCGACGACGGCATGGCGGTGCTGCGCCGCTCGGCCGCCGCCGGCGTGGCCTACACCGCGGTCCGCGAGATGACCGGGGAGGCGGGCGACGGCGCCCCGCCCACCCGGGTGGTCGTCCGTCCGGGCGAGGGCGTGGCGCTCATCCCGATGAGCGGGGACTCGGCCCCCTTCGTGGCCGACGACCCGTTCAAGGAGCTCGACGAGCGGCTGCTCACCACCCTGGAGCGCGTCTACACGGTCGCCGACGCCGGGATCGAGGAGGTGGACGGCCGCCCCGCGCACACGGTGGAGGCGGTCCGCGCCAACGGCACGGTCGCGGGCCGGTTCTGGGTGGACGCCGACACCGGCGTCCTGGTGGGCGGCTCGGTGTACGAGCGCGACGGCCGGGACATGCTCGGCTTCCGGCTGACCGACCTGGAGCCGGGGGACCGGCACTGGCCGGAGGAGGCCACCGAGGACTCCCCGTGGGGCGACGTCCTGACCCCGGACGAGCGCGAGGAGCTGCGCGCGGACGGCTGGGCCCTGCCCGAGAACCTGGCCTGGAACCTGAGCCTGATCGACGCGCGCGGCACGGTCCACGCCGGACAGAGGGTCGTCCACGCTGTGTATTCGGATGGATTGTCGCAGGTGTCGGTCTTCTCCCAACGTGGGAAGCTGGAGGAGGACGCCCTGACCGGAGTCCGCGGCGGATCCGTCGGAACCGGAACCGGGGGAACGGGCGTCACACCACAACATGACACGATCTTCGGCGGCGAGGGCGGCCGGTACCACGGCATGTGGCAGGCGGACGGGTTCGTCTACACGGTCCTGGCCGACGCACCGGAGGACCTGACCGCCTCGGCGGTGACGGCCCTGCCGGGTCCGGACGACTCCGGTTTCTGGTCCCGGGTCCACCGGGGCCTGTCGCGCCTGGGGCTGATGTAG
- the sigE gene encoding RNA polymerase sigma factor SigE: MKGEAVPESGPAAEFEAWEPPSWDEVVRTHSPRVYRLAYRLTGNKHDAEDLTQEVFIRVFRSLANYTPGTFEGWLHRITTNLFLDMARRKARIRFEGLADNADERLEGREPSPAQRYDDRHFDADVQAALDALPAEFRAPVVLCDIEGLSYEEIAATLGVKLGTVRSRIHRGRAQLRRALEHRRSLAAAENNGEAE, encoded by the coding sequence ATGAAGGGAGAAGCGGTGCCAGAATCCGGCCCTGCCGCGGAGTTCGAGGCATGGGAACCGCCGAGCTGGGACGAGGTCGTCCGCACCCACTCCCCCCGGGTGTACCGACTCGCCTACCGGCTGACCGGCAACAAGCACGACGCCGAGGACCTCACCCAGGAGGTCTTCATCCGCGTCTTCCGCTCCCTCGCCAACTACACCCCCGGGACCTTCGAGGGGTGGCTGCACCGCATCACCACCAACCTCTTCCTGGACATGGCCCGGCGCAAGGCCCGCATCCGGTTCGAGGGCCTGGCCGACAACGCCGACGAGCGCCTGGAGGGCCGCGAGCCCTCGCCCGCCCAGCGCTACGACGACCGGCACTTCGACGCCGACGTCCAGGCCGCCCTGGACGCGCTGCCCGCGGAGTTCCGCGCCCCCGTCGTCCTCTGTGACATCGAAGGCCTCTCCTACGAGGAGATCGCCGCGACGCTCGGCGTCAAACTCGGCACCGTGCGCAGCCGTATCCACCGGGGCCGCGCCCAGCTGCGCCGCGCCCTGGAGCACCGGCGGTCCCTGGCCGCCGCCGAGAACAACGGGGAGGCGGAGTGA
- a CDS encoding anti-sigma factor family protein, whose amino-acid sequence MSREHLGERLSALIDGELGPADHESALIHLAKCESCRFEADMMRRLKRRLHGLGEPEPDLDFMGRLVGLSRGDGPGGPDRGPSEPPTGGAGFGARPPLGSSRPLGGFPDPGPTPPAAPMITEETVVAPERRTRRRGERFSHLFPTLPGGRYAVAGAAVTAVLLGGAFVAGGETGDAPVVEPRLSDFAVEHAVTGRVIPVVDTPPFPDHSGPGPDLPTR is encoded by the coding sequence GTGAGCAGAGAACACCTGGGGGAGCGGCTCTCCGCGCTCATCGACGGAGAACTGGGACCCGCCGACCACGAGAGCGCCCTCATCCACCTGGCCAAGTGCGAGAGCTGCCGGTTCGAGGCGGACATGATGCGCCGCCTCAAGCGCCGGCTGCACGGACTGGGCGAGCCCGAGCCCGACCTCGACTTCATGGGACGCCTCGTGGGGCTGTCCCGGGGGGACGGCCCCGGAGGTCCGGACCGGGGCCCTTCTGAGCCGCCGACCGGAGGCGCGGGCTTCGGCGCCCGGCCGCCTCTGGGCTCCTCCCGCCCCCTCGGCGGCTTCCCGGACCCGGGGCCCACCCCGCCGGCGGCCCCGATGATCACCGAGGAGACCGTGGTCGCCCCGGAGCGGCGCACCCGCCGCCGCGGCGAGCGGTTCTCCCACCTGTTCCCCACCCTCCCCGGCGGCCGCTACGCGGTCGCGGGGGCCGCGGTCACCGCGGTCCTGCTGGGCGGCGCGTTCGTCGCCGGGGGAGAGACCGGCGACGCCCCGGTGGTGGAGCCCCGCCTGTCGGACTTCGCGGTCGAGCACGCGGTGACGGGCCGGGTCATCCCGGTCGTGGACACCCCGCCGTTCCCGGACCACTCCGGGCCCGGACCGGATCTGCCGACGCGGTGA
- a CDS encoding leucyl aminopeptidase → MPFATEINPVTGTLDDTAADLLVLPVQAADEGPAAVQGVEEGGLGRALPAVLTDLFTHYSLTGKAGESVQFPVSRDQGLARLALLGVGSGSPDDLRKAGAALSRAARGRERVAFAWPASLADGAAATAFAEGALLASYTFTLKTAEPEAAQRPAPAIDVVGDAPAEALARGVVLARATALARDLINTPSQTKDPAWMAERAREVAAGSGLDIRVWDEEDLENEGFGAILAVGRGSSRPPRLVQVSYTPQDPDAPHVVLVGKGITFDTGGLSLKPNENMSLMKTDMSGSAIVLAVLSALSAVSAPVRVTGLLALAENAFSGDATRIGDVLTTYSGTTVEVLNSDAEGRLVLADALGYAVDRLGPDTLVDVATLTGAAKVALGTGTAALYSTDDALAERITEAGKAAGEPLWRMPLTEEYVPTTKSRVADLANIGTRKEFGPAGATDAALFLREFTGGLPWAHLDIAGPGRSMKESGILTRGGTAFATRTLLRWLAGA, encoded by the coding sequence GTGCCCTTCGCCACGGAGATCAACCCCGTCACCGGGACCCTCGACGACACCGCGGCCGACCTCCTCGTCCTCCCCGTGCAGGCGGCGGACGAAGGCCCGGCGGCGGTCCAGGGGGTCGAGGAGGGCGGCCTGGGCCGGGCGCTCCCGGCCGTGCTCACCGATCTGTTCACGCATTACTCGCTCACCGGCAAGGCCGGTGAGTCGGTCCAGTTCCCGGTGTCCCGGGACCAGGGTCTGGCCAGACTGGCCCTCCTGGGGGTCGGATCGGGTTCCCCCGACGACCTCCGGAAGGCCGGGGCCGCCCTGTCCCGGGCCGCTCGGGGCCGCGAGCGCGTCGCGTTCGCGTGGCCCGCCTCCCTCGCCGACGGGGCCGCCGCCACGGCCTTCGCCGAGGGGGCGCTGCTGGCCTCCTACACCTTCACGCTGAAGACCGCGGAGCCGGAGGCCGCCCAGCGCCCCGCCCCCGCGATCGACGTCGTCGGGGACGCCCCCGCCGAGGCCCTGGCCCGGGGCGTCGTCCTGGCCCGCGCCACCGCCCTGGCCCGCGACCTCATCAACACGCCCTCCCAGACCAAGGACCCCGCCTGGATGGCCGAGCGCGCCCGCGAGGTCGCCGCCGGGTCCGGGCTCGACATCAGGGTCTGGGACGAGGAGGACCTGGAGAACGAGGGCTTCGGCGCCATCCTGGCCGTCGGCCGGGGCTCGTCCCGGCCGCCCCGGCTGGTCCAGGTCTCCTACACCCCGCAGGACCCCGACGCCCCGCACGTGGTGCTGGTCGGCAAGGGGATCACCTTCGACACCGGCGGCCTCTCGCTCAAGCCGAACGAGAACATGTCGCTGATGAAGACCGACATGAGCGGGTCGGCGATCGTGCTGGCCGTGCTGTCGGCGCTGTCCGCCGTGTCCGCGCCGGTGCGGGTCACCGGCCTGCTGGCCCTGGCCGAGAACGCCTTCTCCGGGGACGCCACCCGCATCGGCGACGTCCTCACCACCTACTCCGGCACCACCGTCGAGGTGCTCAACTCCGACGCCGAGGGCCGCCTGGTCCTGGCCGACGCGCTCGGCTACGCCGTCGACCGCCTGGGGCCCGACACCCTGGTGGACGTCGCCACCCTCACCGGCGCCGCCAAGGTCGCCCTGGGCACCGGCACCGCGGCGCTGTACAGCACCGACGACGCCCTCGCCGAGCGGATCACCGAGGCCGGGAAGGCCGCGGGCGAGCCGCTGTGGCGGATGCCGCTCACGGAGGAGTACGTCCCCACCACGAAGTCGCGGGTCGCCGACCTGGCCAACATCGGCACCCGCAAGGAGTTCGGCCCGGCGGGCGCCACCGACGCGGCCCTGTTCCTGCGCGAGTTCACCGGCGGCCTGCCCTGGGCCCACCTGGACATCGCCGGCCCGGGCCGGTCCATGAAGGAGAGCGGGATCCTCACCCGGGGCGGCACCGCGTTCGCCACCCGCACGCTGCTGCGCTGGCTCGCCGGGGCCTGA
- a CDS encoding Mrp/NBP35 family ATP-binding protein translates to MSSTPTTDQVHKALATVQDPEIRRPITDLGMVKSVDIGDDGSVHVGIYLTVAGCPMRGRIEKDVTEAVTKVAGVTSVRVELDVMSDEQRKELQTKLRGGQAEKEIPFAKPNSLTKVFAVASGKGGVGKSSVTVNLAAAMAAQGHKVGVVDADIYGHSVPRMLGASDFPTKVEDMIIPPTAHDIKVISVGMFTQGNTPVVWRGPMLHRALQQFLSDVYWGDLDVLLMDLPPGTGDIAISVAQLLPTAELLVVTTPQQAAAEVAERAGSITAQTHQRVAGVIENMSYYEHGGERIPLFGEGGGQTVADALGRTLGTNIPLLGQIPLDTRLREGGDEGRPLVLTDPDAEASKIIDSIADSLVGRPRGLAGMQLGISPMRR, encoded by the coding sequence ATGTCCTCCACACCAACCACCGATCAGGTGCACAAGGCCCTGGCCACGGTGCAAGACCCGGAGATCCGCCGTCCCATCACCGACCTCGGAATGGTCAAGAGCGTCGACATCGGCGACGACGGTTCCGTGCACGTCGGCATCTACCTGACGGTGGCCGGGTGCCCCATGCGTGGCCGTATCGAGAAGGACGTGACCGAAGCGGTGACCAAGGTCGCCGGGGTCACCTCCGTGCGCGTCGAACTCGACGTGATGAGCGACGAGCAGCGCAAGGAGCTGCAGACCAAGCTGCGCGGCGGCCAGGCGGAGAAGGAGATCCCCTTCGCCAAGCCGAACTCGCTCACCAAGGTCTTCGCCGTCGCGTCCGGCAAGGGCGGGGTCGGCAAGTCGTCCGTCACCGTCAACCTCGCGGCGGCCATGGCCGCCCAGGGGCACAAGGTCGGCGTCGTCGACGCCGACATCTACGGGCACTCGGTGCCCCGCATGCTCGGCGCGTCGGACTTCCCGACCAAGGTCGAGGACATGATCATCCCGCCGACCGCGCACGACATCAAGGTCATCTCGGTCGGCATGTTCACCCAGGGCAACACCCCGGTGGTGTGGCGCGGGCCGATGCTGCACCGCGCCCTCCAGCAGTTCCTGTCGGACGTGTACTGGGGCGACCTCGACGTCCTGCTCATGGACCTGCCCCCGGGCACCGGCGACATCGCCATCTCCGTGGCGCAGCTGCTGCCGACCGCCGAACTGCTGGTGGTGACCACCCCGCAGCAGGCCGCCGCGGAGGTCGCCGAGCGCGCCGGCTCCATCACCGCCCAGACCCACCAGCGGGTGGCGGGCGTGATCGAGAACATGTCGTACTACGAGCACGGCGGCGAGAGGATCCCCCTCTTCGGCGAGGGCGGCGGGCAGACCGTCGCCGACGCCCTGGGCCGCACGCTGGGCACGAACATCCCGCTGCTGGGCCAGATCCCGCTCGACACGCGCCTGCGCGAGGGCGGCGACGAGGGCAGGCCGCTGGTCCTGACCGACCCCGACGCCGAGGCGTCCAAGATCATCGACTCGATCGCCGACAGCCTGGTGGGCCGCCCGCGCGGCCTGGCCGGGATGCAGCTCGGCATCTCCCCCATGCGCAGGTAA
- a CDS encoding S1C family serine protease yields the protein MLVVAVVAGGVGGVAGGVFAGGTAQEAQPQAEGPTMNEPPPEAPQRDPDTIAGVAQRVSPSVVSIRSADRSIMGGGSGFIIEGDYVVTNDHVSSELEDDGILVEYSDGSLSPATVVGADPSSDLAVLSLEEPIDVEPLEFGDSEQVIVGDEVIAIGAPLGYSGTVTQGIISAVNRPVTSGDGPDASRFYALQTDAAINPGNSGGPLVDTQGRVIGVNSMIVTMGYAGESAGNIGLGFAIPSVEAERVVQRLIEDGEATYADLGAEIDVERTLAGAAVDSVESGGAADRAGLRSGDVIVRFDGRTVNSGQELLAMIRDRSPGDEVEAEYERGGTTEVTTITLDSSD from the coding sequence ATGCTGGTCGTCGCCGTGGTCGCGGGCGGCGTCGGCGGTGTGGCGGGCGGGGTCTTCGCTGGCGGCACCGCCCAGGAGGCCCAGCCCCAGGCCGAGGGGCCGACCATGAACGAGCCCCCGCCGGAGGCGCCCCAGCGCGACCCCGACACCATCGCGGGCGTCGCGCAGCGGGTGAGCCCCAGCGTGGTGTCCATCCGCAGCGCCGACCGGAGCATCATGGGCGGCGGCTCAGGGTTCATCATCGAGGGCGACTACGTCGTCACCAACGACCACGTCTCCTCCGAGCTGGAGGACGACGGCATCCTCGTCGAGTACAGCGACGGCAGCCTCTCCCCGGCCACCGTCGTGGGCGCCGACCCCAGCTCCGACCTGGCGGTGCTCTCCCTCGAAGAGCCCATCGACGTGGAGCCCCTGGAGTTCGGCGACTCCGAGCAGGTCATCGTGGGCGACGAGGTCATCGCCATCGGCGCGCCCCTGGGCTACTCGGGCACCGTCACCCAGGGCATCATCAGCGCGGTCAACCGCCCGGTGACCTCCGGCGACGGTCCCGACGCCAGCCGGTTCTACGCGCTCCAGACCGACGCGGCCATCAACCCCGGCAACTCCGGCGGGCCGCTGGTGGACACCCAGGGCCGGGTCATCGGCGTCAACTCGATGATCGTGACCATGGGCTACGCCGGCGAGAGCGCCGGCAACATCGGCCTGGGCTTCGCCATCCCCTCCGTGGAGGCCGAGCGGGTCGTGCAACGGCTCATCGAGGACGGTGAGGCCACCTACGCCGACCTCGGAGCGGAGATCGACGTGGAGCGCACCCTGGCGGGGGCGGCCGTCGACTCCGTCGAGTCCGGGGGCGCCGCCGACCGGGCCGGCCTGCGCTCGGGCGACGTCATCGTCCGCTTCGACGGCCGCACGGTCAACTCCGGCCAGGAGCTGCTGGCGATGATCCGCGACCGCTCGCCGGGCGACGAGGTCGAGGCCGAGTACGAGCGCGGCGGCACCACCGAGGTCACCACGATCACCCTCGACTCCAGCGACTGA